A stretch of DNA from Acipenser ruthenus chromosome 21, fAciRut3.2 maternal haplotype, whole genome shotgun sequence:
ACCAGGAGATACTGTATGCTGTCCTCATGGACTTGAAGCCATCCGCTTTCTCACACTCGTCTTTTTTCAACATATTACTCCTGTGCTTACACTGGTTACCAGTGAGTtaccaaattgattttaaaggtccttcatggattagggccatcctatctccaagaactactagCTGCCTATTCCTACATTTAGTTGTTCCAAAAAATAATCTTAAATCAACTGGGGCCAGAGCTTTCTGCTGTTGAGCTCCTTTGGGAACTCAGGAtgacattaggcaggttgaaaacattaggttattttaaacctaaattgaaaacatacaattttttaatgtgcttttatataacaggttgtagctggagtgtattaTACATATGAGctcacttgttttgtttttaactttgcacagtgctgtattatattgtattttatatggaaAGCATACCTGTGAAGCTACTGTACCTGAATACCTGACAAGGCCCTGATCTATAGCAGATACTCACGTGCTGAACCTGCTGGAAGACCATCTCTTCCTGGTCCATGAACTCATGGTACACACACCCCCCAAAGCTCCTGATCTATAGCAGATACTCACTTGCTGAACCTGCTGGAAGACCGTCTCTTCCTGGTCCCTGAACTCATGGTACACACACCCCCCGAAGCTCCTGATCTATAGCAGATACTCACGTGCTGAACCTGCTGGAAGACCATCTCTTCCTGGTCCATGAACTCATGGTACACACACCCCCCAAAGCTCCTGATCTATAGCAGATACTCACTTGCTGAACCTGCTGGAAGACCGTCTCTTCCTGGTCCATGAACTCATGGTACACACACCCCCCGAAGCTACTGATCTATAGCAGATACTCACGTGCTGAACCTGCTGGAAGACCGTCTCTTCCTGGTCCCTGAACTCATGGTACACACACCCCCGAAGCTCCTGATCTATAGCAGATACTCACGTGCTGAACCTGCTGGAAGACCGTCTCTTCCTGGTCCATGAACTCATGGTACACACACCTCCCGAAGCTCCTGATGCAGGGCAGGTCAGTTGAATGGCACCCCGTATTGCACTGGGACTGTTTGATTTGAAAGCAGCTGCTGCAGGCAGTGTGCTGACAGGAGCCATGACAAGCCTTTCTCTCCAGGGCAAGTGTCCTGCAATCAAAGACCAACCGTCAATGGAGTATTTACTGTATAAGAACCCCTAGTACTCCAAAAGCTGTCTTTCTGGCCTGATGATCCTGgtctatcatttatttttatttttttctatccaTTAAAAGATGACAACATTTCAgcagtatattttatatattcagTTCCGGTAACACAGTCAATTACATTGTAATCTGTAATGATCCTTCACTAATTGCTTACTGTACCTTTAAGGTACGCATATAGTTCACTCTGTATAATAAATGGTGCTCCATTGAGTTGCATTCGTTAATGCCTTCGAACAGGGCTGACTGCTTTTCCCTGCTAAGAAGTTGCATGGCTTTGTTAATCCACTGTAGAGCAATGGCTTCAGGACAGATTATTCTAGACTCACTTGGCAGAGCAGATTTCAAAGGGGTTGGCATGGCAAAATTCCCAGGTACACTCAGGTTTGCAAACTTCATCTTCTGATGGTCGATCCAAAACTGCAAGAGACAGTATGTATAATATCATGCATATGTATATACTGCAGTTACTTAAAATAACACACTTATGAACAATCTAATGCTGAAACATGTATATCTGTGGAATATTCtctatacatttttaaagttaaGGTACAATGCATGTCAATGTAAACAAAAGTCACATTCTGTTCTGGCAGGGTAGAAGTGATATGCCTTTGAAATAATCTGGAAAGACAATTGAACTATTGACTATGTTGAGATGCAGTTTAGATAAACTGGGCTCTATATCAAGCATACCTTAGATAAGCACGGTACTTATTAATTTATTAACCTAACAAAGCACTTTGACATGAAAGAAACACAATGGATATAATGCAGTCATTTTCACAGCTTGCATATCAAATCAAAGCGCAGATTATATTATTGTTCACGGCTGTGAGTCCCATCGGCATGTTGAGGTGGCTGGAACTACAAGGGCACAAAGACATTCAAAAATCTAGATTATTAAAACTGATTTAATCTGCAAAAGAATCATGAAAGGGAAGAAATAAGCAACATCCTATACAGAATCTTGAAAGCAATGCATTACAAACTCTTAAGCACCAAATGGTATTCAAATATTCAGAATTACACCCACAAAAAAAGGCATGCATCCCATTATAACTTCTTCAGTTGGTACTCCTGCTGgcatgaaaaataaattattatttacctGCTTGACAGATGCCTTTGAAATCCTGGCCAGTGACCTCCATGTGTTGGCTCTCCTCGTACGTGCAAACCAAGCCTTCGTCACATTTCCCAAGATAGTCCCACTTCCCTCCACAGGTCTCCCCTTCGGTCTTGGCACAGACTGGGCAGCACCCACAAATGCCCGTGGTTATGCCTCCGTTGCACTGCTGCTTCAGTGCCTTCCTTGGGGTGCAGTGGATGCGTTCACATGGGGGGCAGTGGAGAGTCTGCAGCTCTGTCCCTTCAGCACATTTCAAAGTGAATGGAAACTGGGAAACCAGTAAAGGAATCAAAAGTGCTACTGGTACCTGAAACCTGAAACTGGTCGTCATTATAGAACGCAATctgaatcccgtttgaaatgtACTGACAGACGGGTGCACTTATAAAGCACACCAGGTTAAAAGATTGACAAGACCTCTTAGAGTTTATGGCCCTTTAGCCAATGGACTTCAAATATTGACTCGTATGATATCAGAGTGATAGAGGCGAACGTTATCTTTACTGTCTATCTGTTTTcttatatattccttttttttaagcAATCCGAGATAAGATTTTCGGGTTTATTTTGATAATATTAAAAGACAAAAGCCTTGTTATTAAGAAGGGCAATTAAGGTTATCAGACCTGGAGATAATACTGTTTTAGGAGATGTTCTAACAAGGACGAGATTAAGTCAAAGCTGTTTATCTAAGATCAGCATGTTCTTAAGTAAATTAATAACAGTTACAATGAAACAGTGTGGATAGCACTGTACACTAAAACACGAGTAAGTAAAGCCTTGCCTTTTATTACACTTCTCAGGGACTGGGTCCAGTTATTTAACACAAAGTCACAATTGTTTGGATGTTTTACCCACATGCCCTCCATTTTGCCTTCAGAACATTATATTGCTTTGTCCCTTTGTGTCCCTATGCAGAAGACAGAATTGCACAGCAACGTGTGAGGTGCTCTCTGAAGAGTGACAAGCAACATTTTAAACAGGCAAGCGgtgttgtaataaatatttagttaaatatattGTGTAGCTTTACAatagcgtttaaaaaaaaaaagtcttgtcaGAACTATTTTCTTCTTGATaaacttttaaaacattaatGCACAACTCTGGCTCAGCAAAAacacttttaatttatttaacacatAAGTGAAtacaatatatatgtttatatattaatgttaCACCATAAGAACCTAAGAACCTAAGCCAGAGACAAAACAATGGGGCATCTTATACGTAGATGTTTAATAAATGTCATTGCTACCAATCTATACCactatatgtactgtataagAAACATCAACTCCTATTCACACCTGGGTTGTAAAACTGTAAAACACCTGAGAAACCTCCTTCCTCCTGTACTAAGTGATATGAAGATCTGCTTGGGCAGTAGCATCCCATAGCATGCAGTCAGCAAGCAGTGCacagttttaaaacacagtctgAACTGCTGTCCTGTTTGAAACGACAGACCCCATATTGTCACCATTTACATGGAGCAGGGCGACAGT
This window harbors:
- the LOC117428344 gene encoding cysteine-rich motor neuron 1 protein-like, coding for MTTSFRFQVPVALLIPLLVSQFPFTLKCAEGTELQTLHCPPCERIHCTPRKALKQQCNGGITTGICGCCPVCAKTEGETCGGKWDYLGKCDEGLVCTYEESQHMEVTGQDFKGICQAVLDRPSEDEVCKPECTWEFCHANPFEICSAKTLALERKACHGSCQHTACSSCFQIKQSQCNTGCHSTDLPCIRSFGRCVYHEFMDQEETVFQQVQHIRSFGGCVYHEFRDQEETVFQQVQQPFIS